From a single Oncorhynchus tshawytscha isolate Ot180627B linkage group LG29, Otsh_v2.0, whole genome shotgun sequence genomic region:
- the LOC112228039 gene encoding uncharacterized protein LOC112228039, which yields MYSVDDLLISHGYKLPQKTSTSTPAASPTPPSSYDNKRYGDPSSCHQEILESRSGGGHGTVNGYEIQSGPGVYVYSNSTSTSRRPQPPAPTKGGRDRNSQPQRREADSGNQGDAHSMGDSLTTDSGFYEGPRGVYSHHRGPRDLSYWRRRGQDFSILLDYADFREPRGGGTCRRTEGVQQQQRQEEPPEDCQQREKQSWAAQSQAQVQARSRQREAALKQWRMTAVDRKCQSLSTDEWRPAVVSFSCQLSDSECERWSQAQEQYLQQRHLRTPDGAMVVMGPRNKGKSQSLPRMLQPDSLQYVEMSGSIGSVPGQDVHRRVNGHPGFHYDPYSIYNHNQAGVGDRDRWPENDNRPSSQTSMTSQVSQLSQASQVPKVRYSRPLRPPSYEVHQQTRGSSETLSGEPEAASSPQPQARDRTPLPHPSIGDPRLDYYTQDGGSGTEPPGYIPPPSYPPKRAPRPMRGSHGGHRGYGEVPVNYRYHQMYQQKQQMRGTPDPWFGSRLTGGGGSGPEPHRERSVPHRKQHSTGYSKQQHQPVLGPGIQYIPFDDPCLRHVSREGNSSLCGRGNSMTDADKIRHIRNSTSSELPSVTVSDHSSDDSAFLSSASTGAPPPLASAPDPASPMTLRSSSDYDNNNNRWQEQQQHCDLHKETGSLDNFPAATSQNCNRYNPKPNQGGPSAFQPPAPALPVCHSSSSDQGFSETTITQVKKIVPGDSGVDNLNRNSKRKAHSETIFCLVSVPIHMQQTNKDSAADQNNNENMPASVPSILPIVSVIATVDNQNTVVQSKSENSQSLCSKSLSDMGLKPPSHTSSFTSMRSTRKGPLRKEIVDAWSLQASADKELCYAGSWPGDQYRNQETQTSSPVAVKGPGGTGGTGQPQSPPGGQGQGGQETGHPASDTTMDSGAGTDCSSGSYGVDYPMKGQKNLHLSSNSAFSCLSISPAQPLSLPPQPPPPVPWEGRNQQTSTSRKTGTTTSNTTKPPVSAHANIQGQVAFGQFLLKPVSRRPWDAIEELESFNKAAGVDVDQVQKKIKVQPRRPSVDQCIDDLAEVYRTIMELSGEDTQQHQHIAPPHMDPERETVRLPDQRLNDKPNNNIPTIMPRLDSWGPGSTIDPDYREVRSAFSRPQPQSRTSILRLKREDMAPTATLTESTGFRDYNSHNAKGDPRVTYDSRMTYRQELDIPVAKESLLRDVGLTVYTVPGGTIEQGQDCGRPFTLITPLDHNELCQNVQLSRENRDRDFFAKNNQVEVVHISDGTNKEELGSAKVVEGGRKVKKDNVPIVPPRFRGHEPNLNIRRARSENSRSPRGEGSQGTPHTGRLPREAAFAFEDDVYRYSVSSDPLSWRNEATLADIHLETLLIKEKANTMPTEDLSNLYEVKCAKGIPENETMEQRAARILGIDVAPDSLRGIVQEREEEQREEEESLQGVVEEREDEVSPQGAVKVREEDRQYRENEGETVIGETQEHRDNTVTERETQELSPEGAHAVESLGGVEQKVEHRDNPENEDETLIGETLKHSTDENRDKKHVRREYEQVMKVQVSVVTLEEETRGGPSKDDSLSVCEDKRYGGDRERLSHPSMVLDLPEFPPSSLPLSLPVTPDEELALSLLSVGGGGERKGHIGRASPRLSSSKSPGCTESMVHLDEVFSVSCVLIRSLDSGEPEQETETEVVVVVQVEAEQEKDKGMSQGEREEMEEEKLRIESEPEGNEIDRTDKREDERIVSGEEKDLEEEELKIGEKEQELTIKVERELKVRMEEEKSGSREEEEREVQEVEKEPEEEDNTERQVEEEEKEPEVKREEERSEESDDEQQQEVRPEPVSRPVKPPLLPKPVPMPRSGTVAKREITLPLSFSVSSCGSSTTLEEDELLPDSYDPSRVERV from the exons ATGTACAGCGTGGATGACCTGCTCATCTCGCATGGATACAAACTGCCCCAAaaaacctctacctctactcctgCTGCCTCACCCACACCACCGTCCTCTTACGATAACAAGCGTTATGGCGACCCGTCCTCCTGCCACCAGGAGATCTTAGAGAGCCGGTCCGGTGGTGGTCATGGAACAGTGAACGGGTATGAGATACAGTCTGGGCCAGGGGTCTATGTGTATAGCAACAGCACCAGCACCAGCAGGCGGCCCCAGCCACCGGCCCCAACCAAAGGTGGGAGGGACAGGAATAGCCAACCACAGAGGAGGGAAGCGGACAGCGGTAACCAAGGTGACGCGCACTCCATGGGCGATTCTCTCACGACAGATAGCGG gtTCTATGAGGGGCCCAGAGGCGTGTATTCTCATCACAGGGGCCCCAGAGACTTGTCCTACTGGAGGAGGAGGGGCCAGGACTTCAGCATTCTCCTGGACTACGCTGACTTTAGAGAGCCCCGAGGAGGTGGTACCTGTAGGAGGACAGAGGgggtgcagcagcagcagagacaggag GAGCCCCCGGAGGACTGCCAGCAGCGTGAGAAGCAGAGCTGGGCAGCCCAGTCCCAAGCTCAGGTCCAGGCCCGCtccaggcagagagaggcagcacTGAAGCAGTGGAGGATGACCGCCGTGGACAGGAAGTGTCAGAGCCTGAGCACGGACGAGTGGCGGCCCGCCGTGGTTAGCTTCTCCTGCCAGCTTTCAGACAGCGAGTGCGAGAGGTGGTCTCAGGCTCAGGAGCAGTATCTGCAGCAGCGCCACCTCCGCACACCGGATGGTGCTATGGTTGTAATGGGTCCCAGGAACAAAGGGAAGTCCCAGTCTCTGCCCAGGATGCTGCAACCGGACAGCCTGCAGTACGTGGAAATGTCTGGGTCTATTGGGTCTGTGCCTGGGCAGGACGTGCACAGGAGGGTCAACGGCCACCCAGGGTTTCATTACGACCCTTACAGCATATATAACCACAACCAGGCCGGGgtaggggacagggacaggtggCCTGAGAATGACAACAGACCCTCCAGTCAAACTAGTATGACTAGCCAGGTCAGCCAGTTGAGTCAGGCTTCTCAAGTACCAAAGGTCCGGTACAGCCGTCCCCTGCGACCTCCGTCCTACGAGGTGCATCAGCAGACCCGGGGGAGCTCCGAAACGCTCTCAGGAGAGCCAGAAGCAGCATCAAGCCCCCAGCCCCAGGCCAGGGACAGAACCCCACTTCCTCATCCCAGTATAGGTGACCCCAGGCTGGACTATTATACACAGGATGGAGGGTCTGGCACGGAGCCTCCGGGCTATATCCCTCCCCCATCGTATCCCCCCAAGAGAGCTCCTCGACCTATGAGAGGAAGCCATGGAGGTCACAGGGGCTATGGAGAGGTCCCTGTCAACTACAG GTACCACCAGATGTACCAGCAGAAGCAGCAGATGCGTGGGACCCCAGACCCCTGGTTTGGTAGCAGGCTCACCGGTGGAGGAGGGTCCGGGCCGGAGCctcacagagagaggagtgtaccCCACAGGAAGCAGCACTCCACTGGCTACAGTAAGCAGCAGCATCAGCCGGTCCTGGGTCCTGGCATCCAGTACATCCCCTTCGACGACCCATGCCTCCGACATGTGTCCCGGGAAGGAAACTCGTCTCTATGTGGCCGAGGTAACTCCATGACGGACGCCGACAAGATCCGCCACATCCGTAACTCCACATCCTCCGAGCTTCCCAGTGTCACCGTGTCAGACCACTCGTCTGATGACAGTGCCTTTTTGTCGTCCGCTTCCACGGGGGCCCCACCGCCACTTGCCAGCGCGCCAGACCCGGCCAGTCCCATGACGCTGAGGTCTTCTAGCGACTATGACAATAACAATAACAGGTGGCAGGAACAGCAGCAGCACTGTGATTTGCACAAAGAGACTGGCTCACTAGATAACTTCCCAGCAGCAACTTCCCAAAACTGTAACAGGTATAATCCTAAACCAAACCAGGGTGGTCCCTCTGCCTTCCAGCCACCAGCCCCTGCTCTGCCAGTGTGTCACAGCTCCAGCTCAGATCAGGGCTTCTCAGAAACAACCATCACACAGGTGAAGAAGATAGTTCCAGGAGACTCAGGAGTAGACAACCTCAACAGGAACTCTAAGAGGAAGGCTCACAGTGAGACCATATTCTGCCTGGTGTCTGTCCCCATCCACATGCAACAAACCAATAAAGACTCAGCAGCAGACCAGAACAATAACGAGAATATGCCTGCCAGTGTGCCAAGTATTCTGCCAATCGTGAGCGTCATCGCCACAGTAGACAACCAAAACACTGTGGTCCAATCCAAATCAGAGAACAGCCAAAGCCTCTGTAGCAAGTCGTTATCAGACATGGGTCTCAAACCCCCCTCCCACACCAGCAGCTTCACCTCAATGAGAAGCACCAGGAAGGGTCCTCTGAGGAAGGAGATAGTAGATGCCTGGTCACTCCAGGCCAGTGCTGACAAGGAGCTGTGCTACGCCGGCTCCTGGCCCGGGGACCAGTACAGGAACCAAGAGACCCAGACCAGCTCACCCGTGGCAGTGAAGGGTCCTGGGGGTACTGGGGGGACAGGTCAGCCTCAGAGTCCCCCtggaggacagggacagggggggCAGGAGACAGGCCACCCAGCCTCCGATACCACCATGGACAGTGGTGCAGGCACCGACTGCAGCTCCGGCTCGTATGGTGTGGACTATCCCATGAAGGGCCAGAAGAACCTCCACCTGTCCAGCAACAGCGCCTTCTCCTGTCTCAGTATCAGCCCGGCCCAGCCCCTGTCActcccaccccagcctccaccccCTGTCCCTTGGGAGGGGAGAAACCAACAGACCTCCACATCCAGGAAGACTGGTACTACCACCTCCAACACCACCAAACCCCCAGTCAGTGCCCATGCTAACATCCAGGGCCAGGTGGCATTCGGCCAGTTCCTGCTGAAGCCGGTGAGCCGGCGGCCGTGGGATGCCATTGAGGAGCTGGAGAGTTTCAACAAGGCTGCAGGCGTAGATGTAGACCAGGTCCAGAAGAAAATTAAGGTCCAGCCCAGGAGACCCAGTGTCGACCAGTGTATAGACGACCTGGCAGAGGTCTACAGGACCATCATGGAGCTGAGCGGAGAAGACACACAACAACATCAGCACATAGCCCCTCCGCATATGGACCCTGAGAGGGAGACGGTTCGCCTTCCAGACCAGCGCCTGAATGACAAACCCAACAACAACATCCCTACCATCATGCCAAGGCTAGACAGCTGGGGCCCTGGCTCTACCATTGACCCAGACTACAGGGAGGTGAGGAGTGCTTTCTCCAGGCCTCAGCCCCAGAGCAGAACTAGCATCCtaagactgaagagagaggacatGGCTCCCACTGCCACCCTAACAGAGTCCACTGGCTTCCGAGACTACAACTCCCACAATGCTAAGGGTGACCCTAGGGTAACCTATGACTCCAGAATGACCTACAGGCAGGAGCTGGACATCCCCGTCGCCAAGGAGTCTCTACTGAGGGACGTGGGGCTCACCGTCTACACTGTCCCTGGAGGCACCATAGAGCAGGGTCAGGATTGTGGCCGCCCATTCACACTGATCACACCATTAGACCACAATGAACTATGCCAGAATGTACAGCTATCAagggagaacagagacagagactttTTTGCCAAGAACAACCAGGTTGAGGTTGTGCACATCAGTGATGGGACTAATAAAGAAGAGCTTGGCTCCGCTAAagtagtggagggagggaggaaggtaaaGAAGGACAACGTGCCCATCGTGCCACCCAGATTTAGGGGGCATGAGCCCAATCTGAACATCCGCAGGGCCCGGAGTGAGAACAGCAGGTCGCCCAGAGGTGAAGGGTCGCAGGGGACACCACACACCGGCAGATTGCCTAGGGAGGCAGCGTTTGCATTTGAGGATGACGTCTACAGATACAGCGTCAGCTCTGATCCTCTGAGTTGGCGTAACGAGGCTACGTTGGCAGATATACACCTGGAGACCCTGCTGATCAAGGAGAAGGCAAACACCATGCCCACAGAGGACCTGAGTAATCTATATGAGGTGAAGTGTGCCAAGGGGATCCCTGAGAACGAGACAATGGAGCAGAGAGCAGCCAGGATATTGGGGATAGATGTAGCCCCGGATTCACTTCGGGGGATtgtccaggagagagaggaggagcagagagaggaggaggagtcacTGCAGGGggttgtagaggagagagaggatgaggtgtCACCGCAGGGCGCTGtcaaggtgagagaggaggacaggcagtacagagagaatgagggagaaacTGTCATAGGTGAAACACAGGAGCACAGAGACAACacagtgactgagagagagacccaggAACTCAGTCCAGAAGGAGCACATGCTGTGGAATCACTAGGCGGGGTCGAACAGAAAGTGGAGCACAGAGACAACCCAGAGAATGAGGACGAAACTCTAATAGGAGAAACACTGAAGCACAGTACAGACGAAAACAGAGATAAAAAGCATGTGAGAAGAGAGTACGAGCAAGTGATGAAGGTACAGGTATCCGTGGTTACCTTggaagaggagacgagaggaggacCCAGTAAGGATGACAGCTTGTCAGTATGTGAGGACAAACGttatggaggagacagagagagattaagCCACCCCTCCATGGTGCTGGACCTGCCAGAGTTCCCCCCTAGCAGCCTCCCCTTGTCTCTGCCTGTGACCCCAGACGAAGAGCTGGCCCTTAGCTTGCTGAGtgtgggtggaggaggggagaggaaggggcacATTGGTCGTGCCTCCCCCAGGCTCTCATCCTCGAAGTCGCCAGGCTGCACAGAGAGTATGGTCCACTTGGATGAggtgttctcagtctcctgcgtACTTATCAGGAGTTTAGACTCAGGAGAGCcagagcaggagacagagacggaggtagtggtagtagtacagGTAGAGGCTGAGCAGGAGAAAGATAAGGGgatgagccagggagagagagaagagatggaagaggaaaAGTTGAGGATAGAGTCAGAGCCGGAGGGGAACGAGATAGACAGGACAGacaagagagaagatgagaggatagtgtcgggagaggagaaagacctggaggaggaggagttgaaaataggggagaaagagcaagAGTTGACAATCAAGGTGGAGAGAGAGCTAAAGGtgagaatggaggaggagaaaagTGGGAGTcgggaggaagaggaaagagaagtgcaggaggtagagaaagaaccAGAGGAGGAGGATAATACAGAGAGGcaagtggaggaggaagagaaagagccagaggtgaaaagagaggaggagaggagtgaagagtCAGATGATGAACAGCAACAGGAGGTTCGGCCAGAGCCGGTGTCCAGGCCAGTgaaacctcctctcctccccaagcCTGTCCCCATGCCTCGCAGCGGCACGGTGGCCAAAAGGGAGATCACCCTTCCCCTGAGCTTCAGTGTCTCTTCCTGTGGCTCCTCTACAACCCTAGAGGAGGACGAGCTGCTCCCAG ACTCCTATGATCCTAGTCGAGTGGAGAGAGTGTAG